In one window of Leptospira sp. GIMC2001 DNA:
- a CDS encoding peptide chain release factor 3: protein MNPALLRKEVQRRRTFAIIAHPDAGKTTLTEKLLLYGGAIQLAGMVKAKKDRKTATSDWMAMEKERGISISSAALQFEYKDHVLNLLDTPGHEDFSEDTYRTLMAADTGVMVLDAGKGVEAQTIKLFKVCRDRGIPILTFINKMDRPTKDMFVLLDEIEKVLGINAIPLVWPLGTGPDFKGVYSLAEKTLYLFDKTPSGSKKPSFKISGAMDKTLDENYDADIVQRFREDIELIEEGLTGFKKQEFLNGQCSPVFFGSAVNNFGIELFLNEFLDLAPAPDHLPLLDGNLLDPVESPFSAFVFKVQANMNRMHRDRIAFIRVTSGVFERGIQAIHNRLDKPVKLASSFAFFGQDRNTVDIAYPGDIIGVINPGTFQIGDILSEGKAPDLRPLPVFAPEIFATLSCKDTQSLKGFKKGLEQLAEEGILHLFQSKTIGSGSPIVGAMGRMQFEVFQRRLTDEYKVETNLNPLPYQVSRWVTDSDIAKLPSNVNLATDKNGISALLFETEWDMNYFSKNHPDIRLKEHPSQV from the coding sequence ATGAATCCTGCACTGCTTCGAAAAGAAGTTCAAAGACGTCGTACATTTGCAATTATCGCCCATCCTGATGCTGGAAAAACCACTCTGACCGAGAAGCTTCTTCTTTATGGTGGTGCGATCCAGCTTGCAGGTATGGTAAAAGCCAAAAAAGACCGAAAAACAGCAACTTCTGACTGGATGGCTATGGAAAAGGAGAGGGGAATTTCTATCAGTTCGGCTGCTCTCCAATTTGAATACAAAGATCATGTTCTCAATTTGCTAGACACTCCTGGACACGAAGATTTTTCCGAAGATACATATCGTACGCTAATGGCAGCAGATACAGGAGTGATGGTTCTCGATGCAGGAAAAGGTGTCGAAGCTCAGACCATTAAATTATTTAAAGTATGTCGAGATAGGGGAATTCCCATCCTCACCTTTATCAACAAGATGGATCGTCCGACTAAGGATATGTTTGTCTTACTCGATGAGATTGAAAAAGTTTTAGGCATCAATGCAATTCCATTGGTCTGGCCTTTAGGAACTGGTCCTGATTTTAAAGGAGTCTATTCGCTTGCAGAAAAGACTTTGTATCTTTTTGACAAAACACCGAGCGGATCCAAGAAACCTAGTTTCAAAATCTCCGGCGCCATGGACAAAACATTAGATGAAAACTACGATGCAGATATTGTTCAGAGATTTCGAGAAGATATCGAACTAATCGAAGAAGGACTCACTGGTTTTAAAAAGCAGGAGTTCTTGAATGGTCAGTGTTCTCCAGTATTTTTTGGAAGTGCAGTAAATAATTTTGGAATTGAACTTTTCTTAAATGAATTCTTGGATCTTGCTCCTGCTCCAGATCATCTGCCTTTGTTAGATGGAAATCTTTTGGATCCAGTAGAATCTCCTTTTTCTGCTTTTGTTTTCAAAGTTCAAGCGAATATGAACCGCATGCATAGAGATAGGATTGCATTTATTCGAGTTACTTCTGGTGTATTTGAACGGGGAATCCAAGCGATTCACAATAGGCTGGATAAACCAGTTAAGCTTGCAAGTTCGTTTGCATTTTTTGGACAAGATCGCAATACAGTTGATATAGCATATCCGGGTGATATAATTGGAGTTATCAATCCTGGGACTTTTCAGATTGGAGATATACTTTCCGAAGGTAAGGCTCCAGATTTGCGACCACTTCCAGTATTCGCTCCCGAAATTTTTGCAACGCTTTCCTGTAAGGATACGCAGTCTCTTAAAGGATTTAAAAAAGGACTGGAGCAACTTGCTGAAGAAGGAATACTACATTTGTTCCAATCCAAAACGATCGGATCTGGAAGCCCAATTGTGGGAGCTATGGGTCGGATGCAATTTGAAGTATTTCAGCGAAGACTTACGGATGAATACAAAGTCGAGACCAATTTGAACCCTTTACCTTATCAGGTTTCTCGTTGGGTGACTGACTCTGACATCGCAAAGCTTCCATCCAATGTCAATCTAGCTACTGATAAAAATGGAATCTCAGCTCTACTATTTGAGACGGAATGGGATATGAATTATTTCTCGAAAAATCACCCAGACATCCGTTTGAAGGAACACCCGAGCCAAGTATAA